The following are from one region of the Ptychodera flava strain L36383 chromosome 15, AS_Pfla_20210202, whole genome shotgun sequence genome:
- the LOC139152240 gene encoding fibropellin-3-like, with the protein MDSTIAVGCVAAPCLNGATCITAENGIDYTCRCGPGWIGTNCETSTAVDTCYNNLCLNGATCLPSENSYACVCADGYVGQYCQTPAIGGCESSPCYNGGTCNELGVDFTCTCAPGYTGVFCQTNVNECASSPCLNGGTCVDSVNDFICLCLDNFLGKRCEENGCSSNPCLNGGECASTAFGGYVCDCADGFYGTNCEEGGTGCLANPCVHGTCETVGPSDYSCECDSGYTGTNCDQDADDCAARPCQNNGVCQDTGLNSYACTCVPGWTGQNCETDFNECSSNPCQFGATCVNGLNRYTCVCQDGYSGVNCQIAPDAGSTGNQSDCPECSNLALEPWWIAIIVALCALIIIFIIILVCVRRSKKSSNF; encoded by the exons ATGGACAGCACCATCGCAG TTGGTTGTGTTGCTGCACCGTGTCTGAATGGAGCCACCTGTATCACAGCAGAGAATGGTATTGACTACACATGCAGATGTGGTCCAGGCTGGATTGGCACAAACTGTGAAACATCAACTG CTGTCGACACCTGCTACAACAACCTGTGCCTGAACGGAGCCACATGTCTGCCAAGTGAGAACAGCTATGCCTGTGTATGTGCTGATGGCTATGTAGGACAGTACTGCCAGACAC CTGCTATTGGAGGCTGTGAGTCCAGCCCTTGTTACAATGGTGGTACCTGCAATGAGCTTGGAGTGGACTTTACCTGTACTTGTGCCCCTGGCTACACCGGCGTGTTCTGTCAAACTA ACGTCAATGAGTGTGCATCCTCACCATGTTTGAATGGAGGTACCTGTGTGGACAGTGTCAACGACTTCATCTGTCTATGTTTAGATAATTTCCTGGGCAAGAGGTGTGAAGAAA ATGGTTGTAGTAGCAACCCGTGCCTCAATGGCGGTGAGTGTGCCAGCACAGCGTTTGGTGGCTACGTCTGTGACTGTGCTGACGGTTTCTACGGTACAAACTGTGAGGAAG GTGGTACAGGCTGTCTTGCCAACCCATGTGTGCACGGAACATGTGAGACTGTCGGGCCATCTGATTACAGTTGTGAATGTGACTCGGGATATACTGGAACCAACTGTGATCAAG ATGCTGACGACTGTGCTGCACGGCCGTGTCAAAACAACGGAGTCTGTCAAGATACTGGTCTCAACTCTTACGCTTGCACGTGTGTACCTGGCTGGACGGGACAAAACTGTGAGACAG ATTTTAATGAATGTTCTAGCAATCCGTGTCAGTTTGGAGCAACGTGTGTGAACGGACTCAACAGGTATACCTGTGTGTGCCAGGATGGTTACTCTGGAGTGAACTGTCAAATAG CACCAGACGCAGGAAGCACTGGTAATCAGTCAGACTGCCCAGaatgctcaaacttggcacttGAACCGTGGTGGATTGCAATCATAGTAGCACTCTGTGccctcatcatcatcttcatcatcatcctGGTCTGTGTCAGAAGGTCAAAGAAAtcttcaaatttctaa